A single genomic interval of Lathyrus oleraceus cultivar Zhongwan6 chromosome 7, CAAS_Psat_ZW6_1.0, whole genome shotgun sequence harbors:
- the LOC127107665 gene encoding probable sulfate transporter 3.4 codes for MVGNSKRVDSFETIKIQSEIPMLLQSPFEIHKVRLPPQRTTLQKLRNRLSEIFFPEDPFHGFKNQTWIIKFLLALQYLFPIFQWGPEYNLKLLRSDIVSGLTIASLAIPQGISYAKLANLPPIIGLYSSFVPALIYSVLGSSKHLAVGPVSIASLVMGSMLSESVSYNQDPILYLKLAFTSTFFAGLFQASLGVLRLGFVIDFLSKATLVGFMAGAAIIVSLQQLKGLLGILHFTNKMQIVPVLASVFKQRDEWSWQTILLGFSFLAFLLTTRHISMKKPKLFWISAAAPLTSVILSTILVFSMRHKIHKIAIIGELPKGINPPSSNMLFFNGPYLALAIKTGLVSGILSLTEGIAVGRTFASLRNYQVDGNKEMMAIGLMNIAGPCCSCYVTTGSFSRSAVNYNAGAQTAVSNIIMASAVLVTLLFLMPLFYYTPNVILAAIIITAVIGLIDFQVAYKLWKVDKLDFLACLCSFFGVLFISVPIGLGIAVAISVFKILLHVSRPNTLVLGNIPGTPIFHNLNQYKEALRIPSFIILAVESPIYFANATYLQERILRWVREEEEYVKANNGSILKCVILDMTAVTGIDTNGIDTLSELRRRLEQKSLQLVLANPVGSVMEKLHESNILESFGMKGLYLSVGEAVADISSSWKAQP; via the exons atgGTTGGAAATTCTAAGAGAGTTGATTCCTTTGAAACCATTAAAATTCAATCGGAGATACCAATGTTACTACAATCACCATTTGAAATTCATAAGGTGAGATTGCCACCACAAAGAACCACTCTTCAAAAACTTAGAAATAGACTCTCTGAAATCTTTTTCCCTGAGGACCCTTTTCATGGATTCAAAAACCAAACTTGGATCATCAAGTTTCTTCTTGCTCTTCAATATTTGTTCCCTATTTTTCAATGGGGTCCTGAGTATAATCTTAAACTTCTTCGCTCCGATATCGTCTCCGGTCTCACCATCGCTAGTCTCGCCATTCCTCAG GGAATCAGTTATGCGAAGCTTGCAAACTTGCCACCTATTATTGGATTGT ATTCAAGTTTTGTGCCTGCTTTGATATATTCAGTACTTGGAAGTTCAAAACATCTTGCAGTTGGTCCTGTTTCAATTGCATCATTAGTTATGGGATCAATGTTAAGTGAAAGTGTTTCTTATAATCAAGATCCAATTCTCTATCTTAAATTGGCTTTCACTTCAACTTTTTTTGCTGGTTTATTTCAAGCTTCTCTTGGTGTGTTAAG ATTAGGATTTGTAATTGATTTTCTATCAAAGGCAACATTGGTTGGTTTCATGGCTGGTGCTGCAATAATTGTGTCACTTCAACAACTCAAAGGATTGCTAGGAATTCTTCACTTCACCAATAAGATGCAAATTGTTCCTGTATTAGCCTCTGTTTTCAAGCAAAGAGATGAG tGGTCATGGCAAACAATTTTGCTAGGATTTAGTTTCCTAGCCTTCTTGCTAACAACAAGACACATT AGCATGAAGAAGCCAAAATTATTCTGGATTTCAGCAGCTGCTCCATTGACTTCAGTTATTCTTTCAACAATTTTAGTCTTTTCAATGAGACATAAAATCCATAAAATAGCAATT ATTGGTGAATTGCCAAAGGGAATTAATCCACCATCATCAAACATGTTATTCTTCAATGGTCCTTATTTGGCTCTTGCTATCAAAACAGGACTTGTCAGTGGAATCTTGTCTCTCACG GAAGGAATTGCAGTTGGAAGAACATTTGCTTCACTTAGGAACTACCAAGTGGATGGAAACAAAGAAATGATGGCTATTGGTCTTATGAACATAGCTGGTCCTTGTTGTTCATGTTATGTCACAACAG GATCGTTTTCTCGATCGGCCGTTAACTACAATGCTGGAGCACAGACAGCAGTATCAAACATAATCATGGCATCAGCAGTTCTCGTGACACTTCTGTTTCTCATGCCACTGTTCTATTACACGCCGAATGTCATCTTGGCAGCCATTATCATCACCGCTGTTATCGGTCTGATCGATTTTCAAGTAGCATATAAATTGTGGAAAGTTGACAAGCTTGATTTCTTGGCTTGTTTGTGTTCCTTCTTCGGTGTTCTCTTCATTTCAGTTCCAATAGGCCTTGGAATCGCG GTGGCGATATCGGTATTCAAAATCCTGCTTCATGTCTCTAGGCCAAACACATTGGTTTTAGGAAACATTCCAGGCACACCAATATTCCACAACCTAAATCAATATAAAGAGGCTCTAAGGATTCCTTCATTTATCATTTTGGCTGTTGAGTCTCCTATTTACTTTGCCAATGCAACTTACCTGCAAGAAAG AATTTTAAGATGGGTTCGAGAAGAGGAAGAATATGTAAAAGCAAACAATGGAAGTATATTGAAATGCGTAATATTAGACATGACAG CTGTGACAGGCATAGACACGAATGGAATTGACACGTTATCCGAACTTAGAAGGAGACTGGAGCAAAAGTCACTTCAG CTTGTGTTAGCAAATCCTGTTGGAAGTGTGATGGAAAAATTGCACGAGTCGAATATTTTGGAATCGTTTGGAATGAAAGGACTGTATCTGTCGGTAGGAGAAGCCGTGGCGGACATTTCATCATCGTGGAAAGCTCAGCCTTGA
- the LOC127107666 gene encoding uncharacterized protein LOC127107666, producing MFYGAVVWDPWLIVAQIVCLQCMYYMTLGLLLTVFVGTRVSRLSLVYFFDYVTVSTSTITGWCVAVSFLLSSAAGAVYLLYLIERSKKCLDFSATLYIIHLFICIVYGGWPSSITWWIVNGTGIAVMALLGEYLCMKRELQEIKIPRYRSNV from the exons ATGTTCTATGGTGCAGTGGTATGGGATCCTTGGCTTATTGTTGCTCAAATTGTTTGTCTTCAATGTATGTATTATATGACCCTTGGATTGCTCTTAACCGTATTTGTTGGCACCCGTGTTTCTCGATTGAGCCTTGTGTATTTCTTTGACTATGTTACTGTTTCTACCTCCACCATTACTGGTTGGTGTGTTGCTGTTTCATTTCTGCTCAGCTCAGCTGCAGG GGCTGTGTATTTGCTTTATTTGATTGAACGATCAAAGAAGTGCTTGGATTTTTCAGCCACTCTCTatatcatccatcttttcatatgTATTGTGTATGGGGGTTGGCCCTCTTCTATTACATGGTGGATTGTGAATGGTACTGGAATTGCTGTAATGGCTTTGCTAGGTGAATATCTGTGTATGAAACGTGAACTTCAGGAGATAAAAATACCACGATATCGATCAA ATGTTTGA